From Falsiruegeria litorea R37, the proteins below share one genomic window:
- a CDS encoding MATE family efflux transporter, which translates to MADKGRFLTGSTMGHVVRMTMTGAMGITFVFLVDAANLFWISQLGDPKLMAAIGFAFAIQYFSVSAGIGLMIASTALVSRRIGEDNRPLARRTATSAAMIAFAIQSTVAASIFVFRHEIVALSGATGETAALAARYLAMSVPSLGIMAVSMIANGTLRAEGDGMRSMMVTLTSGAVAMVIDPIMIVGFGWGLDGAAMGLNISRVVMLVVALRFAIGTHDLLARPCLRGLRETAAPYFAIALPAILAQMATPVGNYLLTIVMAGFGDEAVAGWAVVGRLTVVAFGGIFSLSGAIGGIFGQNFGAGRHDRLCRTYRDALIFGLIYTAVTWSLLALLGPWIVGAFAVTGAGVEVVLNFVYFGAGGFVFAAALYVASAAFNALMKPGWATLVSWIRDGILTLPFAWVLAGWFGAPGVIYAQALVTIIVGAGAAWWGWLYVQSLGRTMVSELDLDAPRPYAHADRFRRR; encoded by the coding sequence ATGGCGGATAAGGGACGGTTCCTGACCGGCTCCACCATGGGGCATGTGGTGCGCATGACCATGACGGGTGCCATGGGGATCACCTTTGTCTTTCTGGTGGATGCGGCCAATCTGTTCTGGATTTCGCAACTGGGCGACCCCAAGTTGATGGCCGCCATCGGCTTTGCCTTTGCGATCCAGTATTTCTCGGTCTCTGCCGGCATCGGCCTTATGATCGCGTCGACCGCGCTGGTGTCGCGCCGCATCGGCGAGGACAACCGGCCACTGGCGCGCCGCACCGCCACAAGTGCGGCGATGATCGCTTTTGCGATTCAGAGTACGGTGGCCGCCTCGATCTTTGTATTCCGGCATGAGATCGTGGCGCTTTCCGGCGCAACCGGAGAAACAGCGGCGCTGGCTGCACGTTATCTGGCGATGTCAGTGCCCAGCCTTGGCATCATGGCGGTGTCGATGATCGCCAACGGCACGCTCAGGGCCGAGGGCGACGGGATGCGGTCGATGATGGTCACGCTGACCTCTGGCGCGGTGGCCATGGTGATCGATCCGATCATGATCGTGGGCTTTGGCTGGGGGCTGGATGGCGCGGCCATGGGGCTGAATATCTCGCGCGTGGTGATGCTGGTTGTGGCTTTGCGGTTTGCGATTGGTACGCATGACCTTCTAGCGCGGCCTTGTCTGCGGGGCTTGCGAGAAACCGCAGCGCCCTATTTTGCCATCGCCTTGCCTGCGATCCTGGCGCAGATGGCTACACCTGTGGGCAACTACCTGCTTACCATTGTCATGGCCGGATTCGGGGATGAGGCCGTCGCAGGCTGGGCCGTGGTTGGCCGACTGACTGTTGTGGCGTTTGGCGGGATCTTTTCGCTGTCTGGGGCCATCGGTGGCATCTTTGGTCAGAACTTTGGTGCCGGGCGGCATGATCGCTTGTGTCGAACCTATCGTGATGCGTTGATCTTTGGGCTGATCTATACCGCCGTCACATGGTCTCTGCTGGCCTTGCTTGGTCCATGGATTGTCGGGGCCTTTGCTGTCACCGGTGCCGGGGTCGAGGTTGTTTTGAACTTCGTCTACTTCGGAGCCGGCGGGTTCGTGTTCGCCGCCGCGCTCTACGTGGCCTCAGCCGCCTTCAACGCTTTGATGAAGCCCGGCTGGGCCACGCTGGTATCCTGGATCCGCGACGGCATTCTGACGCTGCCTTTTGCCTGGGTCTTGGCTGGTTGGTTCGGTGCACCCGGCGTCATCTATGCCCAGGCGCTCGTTACCATCATCGTGGGGGCAGGGGCGGCTTGGTGGGGCTGGCTTTACGTGCAATCCCTGGGCCGAACCATGGTATCCGAGCTTGACCTCGACGCGCCGCGGCCCTACGCGCATGCGGACAGATTCAGGAGACGCTGA
- a CDS encoding MFS transporter: protein MMKPIPLAEAHSLPFWRRPFTLLFVTAMAMPIAFYAWYALLNNFVIEVADFDGADIGLLHTVREIPGFLAVGVIAIIIFVREQVLGLISLFMLGVATAFTAWFPSLQGLLFLTLLSSIGFHYYETVNQSLQLQWLPKERAPQMLGWLMAAGSATTTVVFVLIVMMWDTLNLTYNIVFMLSGGVTAAIAIFCLLAYPQFEAPTPQVKKMVLRKRYWLYYALQFMSGARRQIFMVFAGFMMVERFGFEVHELTGLYLINLVINMFAAPFLGKAVAKFGERRTLMFEYIGLALVFGAYGGLYWFGWGFMLAAFLYVIDHILFGLAMALKTYFQKIADPGDIAPTAAVAFTINHIAAVFLPVLLGLLWVVSPAAVFALAACMALVSLALSMLIPRHPEPGHETIFARPEPAPAE, encoded by the coding sequence ATGATGAAACCGATCCCCCTTGCCGAAGCGCATTCTCTTCCGTTCTGGCGGCGGCCCTTTACCCTGCTGTTTGTTACCGCAATGGCCATGCCGATTGCGTTTTATGCCTGGTATGCTCTCCTGAACAATTTCGTCATCGAAGTTGCAGATTTTGACGGCGCGGACATCGGATTGCTGCACACCGTGCGCGAGATCCCGGGCTTTCTGGCAGTTGGGGTCATCGCCATCATCATCTTCGTACGCGAGCAGGTGCTTGGGCTGATCTCGCTCTTCATGTTGGGGGTCGCCACGGCCTTTACCGCTTGGTTTCCCAGCTTGCAGGGCTTGCTGTTCCTGACCCTGCTCAGCTCGATCGGGTTTCATTACTATGAGACGGTGAACCAGTCACTGCAATTGCAATGGCTGCCCAAGGAGCGGGCGCCGCAAATGCTGGGCTGGTTGATGGCGGCCGGATCCGCCACAACGACCGTGGTGTTTGTTCTGATCGTGATGATGTGGGACACGCTGAACCTGACGTATAACATCGTTTTCATGCTTTCAGGCGGGGTGACTGCGGCTATCGCGATTTTCTGCCTGCTGGCCTATCCCCAGTTCGAAGCGCCGACGCCGCAGGTCAAGAAGATGGTGCTGCGGAAACGGTACTGGCTCTATTACGCGCTGCAGTTCATGTCCGGCGCACGGCGGCAGATCTTCATGGTCTTTGCCGGCTTCATGATGGTCGAACGTTTTGGGTTCGAGGTGCATGAGTTGACCGGCCTTTACCTGATCAACCTTGTGATCAACATGTTTGCCGCGCCGTTCCTGGGCAAGGCCGTGGCCAAGTTCGGTGAGCGCCGGACGCTGATGTTCGAATACATCGGTCTGGCGCTGGTGTTCGGTGCTTACGGGGGGCTCTATTGGTTCGGCTGGGGCTTTATGCTGGCGGCGTTCCTTTATGTGATCGACCACATTCTGTTTGGTCTCGCAATGGCGCTGAAGACCTATTTCCAGAAGATCGCCGACCCCGGTGACATCGCGCCAACGGCTGCCGTGGCCTTTACCATCAACCACATCGCGGCGGTGTTCCTGCCGGTGTTGCTGGGGCTTTTGTGGGTTGTCTCTCCGGCGGCGGTCTTTGCGTTGGCGGCCTGTATGGCGCTGGTGTCCTTGGCGCTCTCGATGCTGATCCCACGCCACCCCGAACCCGGACACGAGACGATCTTTGCTCGCCCTGAGCCGGCCCCGGCGGAATAG
- the ruvA gene encoding Holliday junction branch migration protein RuvA: MIGKLTGRLDYRAADHILIDVRGVGYIVYCSDRTLASLPGVGEAVSLYTDMVVREDLMQLYGFTSLIEKEWHRLLCSVQGIGAKVSLAILGTLGPDGVSRAIALGDWATVKAAKGVGPKTAQRVVLDLKDKAPGVMALGGTVTEAMDGPELEVLEAADPAPAPKPRKKPTAPSGAAAASAGALSALSNLGYGPSDAASAVAEAAASNPEAGEADLIRAALKLLAPKG; this comes from the coding sequence ATGATTGGCAAGCTGACAGGGCGGCTGGATTACCGGGCCGCCGACCACATCCTGATCGACGTACGAGGGGTGGGGTATATCGTTTATTGCTCGGACCGGACACTGGCGTCGCTGCCGGGCGTGGGCGAGGCGGTCTCGCTTTATACCGACATGGTGGTGCGCGAGGATCTGATGCAGCTTTATGGCTTCACCTCGCTCATTGAAAAGGAATGGCATCGCCTGCTGTGTTCCGTGCAGGGGATCGGTGCCAAGGTTTCGCTGGCCATTCTGGGTACGCTGGGGCCAGATGGCGTGAGCCGTGCGATCGCTTTGGGTGATTGGGCCACAGTCAAGGCGGCCAAGGGCGTGGGCCCCAAGACCGCACAGCGCGTTGTGCTCGATCTCAAGGACAAGGCCCCAGGCGTCATGGCCCTGGGCGGTACCGTGACCGAGGCGATGGACGGCCCGGAACTGGAGGTGCTGGAGGCCGCGGATCCCGCACCAGCGCCCAAACCCCGCAAGAAACCGACCGCTCCCTCGGGTGCGGCTGCGGCCTCGGCTGGTGCTTTGTCTGCGTTGTCAAACCTCGGATATGGCCCGTCGGATGCTGCCTCGGCGGTGGCTGAGGCGGCCGCCTCAAACCCCGAGGCAGGGGAGGCGGATCTGATCCGCGCGGCGCTGAAATTGCTGGCACCCAAGGGGTAG
- a CDS encoding 50S ribosomal protein L11 methyltransferase has product MPTFTALTTLMGKAPAEALGEAMERLNPEPTGVGVFEVEDGSGLWEVGGYFTEAPDEAGLALLAATFEAKPFVISELPETDWVAHVRRELAPVEAGRFFVYGSHDADKVPEGSIPLLIEAAMAFGTGHHGTTLGCLRALDRLISDGFEGAKVADIGCGTAVLAMAAARVWTGDILASDIDEVAVDVAEANLKANGMEGTVKCLEAAGFDHPDLAAHAPYDLVFANILKGPLVALSPDVTSHLRPGGYAILSGILNEQADEVVAVYADNGNNLVHRDEIGEWTTLTIQRNAAI; this is encoded by the coding sequence ATGCCGACCTTTACCGCACTGACCACGTTGATGGGCAAAGCCCCCGCCGAAGCCCTGGGCGAAGCCATGGAACGCCTGAACCCGGAACCCACTGGCGTGGGCGTGTTCGAGGTCGAGGACGGGTCGGGCCTGTGGGAGGTTGGCGGCTATTTCACCGAGGCCCCGGACGAGGCAGGTCTGGCGCTTTTGGCCGCAACGTTTGAGGCCAAGCCGTTTGTGATCTCGGAACTGCCGGAAACCGACTGGGTCGCCCATGTGCGCCGCGAGCTGGCCCCTGTCGAGGCCGGGCGGTTCTTTGTCTATGGCAGCCATGACGCCGACAAGGTGCCCGAGGGCAGCATTCCTCTGCTGATCGAGGCGGCGATGGCCTTCGGTACCGGCCACCACGGCACCACACTTGGCTGTCTGCGGGCTCTGGATCGTCTGATTTCGGACGGGTTCGAGGGCGCCAAGGTTGCCGACATCGGTTGTGGCACCGCGGTGCTGGCGATGGCCGCCGCTCGGGTGTGGACCGGCGATATCCTGGCCAGCGACATCGACGAAGTTGCCGTTGATGTGGCCGAGGCGAACCTGAAAGCCAACGGCATGGAGGGTACGGTCAAATGTCTGGAGGCCGCGGGCTTTGATCACCCCGATCTGGCGGCCCATGCGCCCTATGACCTGGTTTTCGCCAATATCCTAAAGGGCCCGCTGGTGGCCCTGTCTCCGGATGTGACATCGCACCTGCGCCCCGGCGGATACGCGATTCTTTCGGGTATTTTGAATGAACAGGCGGACGAAGTGGTCGCTGTATATGCCGATAATGGAAACAATCTGGTCCATCGGGATGAGATTGGCGAGTGGACAACGCTCACAATTCAAAGAAATGCCGCAATTTAG
- the ruvC gene encoding crossover junction endodeoxyribonuclease RuvC, translated as MRILGIDPGLRTMGWGVIESNGSRLSHIANGHCTSGSGDLAERLLSLHEQLTDVVARYAPDQAAIEQTFVNKDGAGTLKLGQARGVALLTLAQAGIPIGEYAPNKVKKTIVGAGHADKQQILYMVKLQLPGCQPAGADAADALAIAMCHAHYGGKGDIRLREVQA; from the coding sequence ATGCGAATTCTGGGCATCGACCCCGGATTACGGACCATGGGATGGGGCGTAATCGAATCAAACGGTAGCCGGTTGAGCCACATTGCCAACGGTCATTGCACCTCTGGTTCGGGTGATCTGGCAGAGCGGCTCTTGTCGCTGCATGAGCAACTTACGGATGTCGTGGCCCGCTATGCGCCAGATCAGGCGGCCATCGAACAGACTTTCGTGAACAAGGATGGGGCCGGGACGCTGAAACTGGGCCAAGCGCGTGGAGTGGCTTTGCTGACCTTGGCGCAGGCGGGCATCCCGATTGGCGAATATGCCCCCAACAAGGTCAAGAAAACCATCGTTGGCGCAGGTCACGCCGACAAGCAGCAGATCCTTTACATGGTGAAACTGCAGTTGCCCGGTTGTCAGCCTGCAGGCGCGGATGCTGCGGATGCTCTGGCCATCGCCATGTGCCACGCGCATTATGGTGGCAAGGGCGACATCCGGCTGCGAGAGGTACAGGCATGA
- a CDS encoding DUF1127 domain-containing protein, with translation MAALDTTRTYGSIGLVGRIGATFASAVNAIALWNDARVTRNTLSELSDRELEDIGLIRGDIDGVAEGSHRF, from the coding sequence ATGGCTGCACTGGACACCACCCGCACCTATGGCTCGATCGGCCTCGTTGGCCGTATCGGCGCAACATTCGCCTCCGCAGTGAACGCAATCGCCCTGTGGAACGACGCACGCGTCACCCGCAACACCCTGTCGGAACTGTCCGACCGCGAACTGGAAGACATCGGTCTGATCCGCGGCGACATCGACGGCGTTGCAGAAGGGTCGCACCGCTTCTGA